From the genome of Candidatus Electrothrix communis, one region includes:
- a CDS encoding SDR family NAD(P)-dependent oxidoreductase, with protein MLKGKTVFITGGTGYLGRGICRRAAEYGAKVIFTYNRNAEKAEALVKELPGAKAMQMNLNNVQDITAKIEALYKEEPVIDTLVNNAAISQIMPFAMLEEEDVDLVLNINIKGTIFVTKAVVRGMIRNKHGAIVNIGSIAGQRILDVPLTYAMTKAALPGMTHALAAELKRFDIRVNTVQPGMMEAGVAKGIPDDLRADFVRHNTRGRAGTDQDVAELVCFLASDRSSYINGQNITVDGGI; from the coding sequence ATGCTTAAAGGAAAAACCGTTTTTATCACCGGCGGAACAGGTTATCTCGGCAGGGGAATATGCAGAAGAGCGGCGGAATACGGCGCAAAGGTCATCTTTACCTATAACCGTAATGCGGAAAAGGCCGAGGCCCTTGTCAAGGAGCTGCCGGGGGCAAAGGCCATGCAGATGAACCTGAACAACGTGCAGGATATAACAGCAAAGATTGAGGCGCTCTACAAAGAGGAGCCTGTCATAGACACCCTGGTCAATAATGCCGCGATAAGCCAGATTATGCCCTTTGCCATGCTTGAAGAAGAGGATGTGGATCTTGTGCTCAATATCAACATCAAGGGCACCATCTTTGTCACTAAGGCCGTGGTGCGCGGCATGATCCGCAACAAACACGGCGCGATTGTCAACATCGGCTCCATTGCCGGGCAGAGGATCTTGGATGTGCCGCTGACCTACGCCATGACCAAGGCGGCCCTGCCGGGCATGACCCATGCCCTTGCCGCTGAACTGAAACGCTTTGATATCAGAGTCAACACAGTCCAGCCGGGCATGATGGAAGCTGGCGTCGCCAAGGGGATTCCTGATGATCTTCGTGCTGATTTTGTTCGACATAACACACGGGGAAGAGCCGGAACCGATCAAGATGTTGCCGAGCTTGTCTGCTTTCTCGCCTCGGACAGATCCTCTTATATCAACGGGCAGAATATCACGGTGGACGGCGGGATATGA
- a CDS encoding radical SAM protein: MAKIYSHTTGLCSICTQKVAARIIERDGAIYLEKMCPEHGATKALVSSDVAWYEESQHYIKPGQQPLMRNITEFTDCPDSCGYCPEHQQHVCLPVIEILSHCDMQCPICMKRFAAPFALTAEEFTGIIDNLIRTEGCVDVINISGGEPTLHPQFKELIEIALEKGITQISVSTNGLTLLKDAELRRFFKEKGVVAALQFDGFQSSTYIFLRGADLSAKKLELIELFEKEELPYSLVAAAAKGVNDDEIEAISDFFFRSKALTLMFQPLVFTGNAAAIDEQRHRLTVADIVHHIEQSAFADKGDFNPLPCSHFSCFALSYYFTLEDGEVYSLKKFLGKEDFLNIIANKTLPGLDSEGYDLIKNRIYDLWSAADYSASNEKVLERVKDILRLISTQGLSRKEKLNLGIANMKAVFIHNFMDVHTMDFARLQKCCNPYPQTGDRLVPMCAQNVFFQK, encoded by the coding sequence ATGGCTAAAATCTATTCGCACACCACAGGACTCTGCTCAATCTGCACACAAAAGGTTGCTGCACGAATTATTGAACGGGATGGGGCAATCTATCTTGAAAAAATGTGCCCGGAACACGGCGCAACCAAGGCCTTGGTCTCCTCAGATGTGGCGTGGTATGAAGAGAGCCAGCACTATATCAAGCCGGGACAGCAGCCGCTCATGCGAAATATTACCGAGTTTACCGACTGCCCGGATTCCTGCGGGTATTGCCCGGAGCATCAGCAGCATGTCTGCCTGCCGGTGATCGAGATCCTTTCCCATTGTGATATGCAATGCCCCATCTGCATGAAGCGATTTGCTGCACCTTTCGCTCTAACTGCGGAAGAGTTTACAGGCATTATCGACAACCTCATCCGAACTGAAGGTTGTGTGGATGTGATTAATATCTCAGGAGGCGAACCCACCCTGCACCCGCAGTTTAAAGAACTCATCGAGATTGCGCTTGAAAAGGGCATCACCCAGATCTCTGTCTCCACCAACGGCCTGACGCTGCTGAAGGATGCTGAACTCAGACGGTTTTTCAAAGAAAAGGGAGTAGTGGCGGCACTCCAGTTTGACGGGTTTCAAAGCAGCACGTATATATTTTTACGAGGAGCTGATCTGTCTGCAAAAAAACTGGAACTGATTGAACTTTTTGAAAAGGAGGAGCTGCCCTACTCGCTGGTTGCTGCTGCGGCAAAAGGGGTGAATGACGATGAGATCGAGGCGATCAGCGACTTCTTTTTCCGCTCAAAGGCGCTCACCCTGATGTTTCAGCCGCTTGTCTTCACAGGAAATGCAGCAGCGATTGATGAACAGCGGCACAGGCTCACAGTGGCTGATATTGTCCATCATATTGAGCAATCCGCCTTTGCCGACAAGGGCGACTTCAACCCCCTGCCCTGCTCCCATTTCTCCTGTTTTGCCCTGTCCTACTATTTCACCCTTGAGGACGGCGAGGTCTACAGTCTGAAAAAATTCCTGGGCAAAGAAGATTTTCTGAACATCATTGCCAATAAAACCTTGCCCGGTCTGGACAGCGAGGGATACGACCTCATAAAAAACAGGATCTATGATCTCTGGTCGGCAGCGGATTACAGTGCTTCCAACGAGAAGGTGCTTGAGCGGGTCAAAGATATTTTGCGGCTCATATCAACTCAGGGACTTTCCCGCAAAGAGAAACTGAACCTCGGTATTGCAAATATGAAGGCCGTCTTTATCCATAATTTTATGGATGTGCATACAATGGATTTTGCCCGACTGCAAAAATGCTGCAATCCCTATCCGCAGACAGGTGACCGGCTTGTGCCCATGTGTGCGCAGAATGTATTTTTTCAAAAATGA
- a CDS encoding phosphopantetheine-binding protein: MSTIDILREILLPVLGLDSVDEVHENHSLIKDLGADSIDFVEMIYEIEQKFGVILKTDEMIAAGISSEDLLIDGRLSKEGEALIRKQLPDAAERYKEDMTKIELFSAITVGDLARIIDMKKTEAADHA, encoded by the coding sequence ATGAGTACAATCGACATCCTACGTGAAATACTACTCCCTGTGCTCGGACTCGATTCTGTTGACGAGGTGCATGAAAACCACTCGCTTATCAAAGATCTGGGGGCGGACAGTATTGATTTTGTCGAGATGATCTATGAGATTGAACAAAAATTCGGGGTGATCCTGAAAACCGACGAGATGATTGCCGCCGGTATCAGCTCGGAAGATCTTCTGATAGACGGTAGGCTCTCCAAAGAGGGGGAAGCCCTGATCAGGAAACAGCTTCCTGACGCAGCTGAAAGGTACAAAGAGGACATGACCAAGATCGAACTGTTCTCGGCAATTACAGTGGGCGACCTCGCCCGGATAATCGACATGAAAAAGACTGAGGCCGCTGATCATGCTTAA
- a CDS encoding radical SAM protein, giving the protein MNRIAHQGSTFIHATRAWCSRCGKVETARVVAARNGVFLERICKETGAVRTRIAASFSWYMERVGKPMQIEEIPHRKKSRRGCPFDCGVCEWHSTGLHLPVFSITNDCNLNCPKCFTYNRPDKKYYKTVEETRTIIRHIQEQQPNVQLINMTGGEPSLHPGLFDLIAVCREEGIERITVNTNGLRIATDRAFAQQLKEAGVQPVLSMDTLSAENSIAIYGKDIIAQKKKALEVLEQLEIPTTLLLVCIKGVNEEEVAEITAKYIKKDFVKSITIQNMTYTGLNGSRFQPREHITIDEVEELLAQKDEFSQDDFFPLGSYHPLCYSVAYYVFVQDRLIPLTKILGKDFLTTGSVGSYLLEPDANFSRDFLAGLNRLWAEGEDEEVIMTLKKTVRELYPADGTATPQQRRETIEKMTRMISIHPHMDEDNFDIDRVSRCGDLVPDESGKMIPACSYNLFYRQQDERFWKESGEE; this is encoded by the coding sequence ATGAACAGGATCGCGCACCAGGGATCTACCTTCATCCATGCGACTAGGGCCTGGTGTTCCAGATGCGGAAAAGTTGAGACGGCACGGGTTGTAGCGGCCCGGAACGGGGTGTTTCTGGAAAGGATCTGCAAGGAAACCGGCGCGGTGCGCACCAGGATTGCGGCAAGTTTTTCCTGGTACATGGAGCGGGTCGGCAAACCCATGCAGATCGAAGAAATTCCTCACAGAAAAAAGAGCCGTCGCGGCTGCCCCTTTGACTGCGGTGTCTGCGAGTGGCACTCAACAGGGCTGCACCTGCCGGTATTTTCCATCACCAACGACTGTAACCTCAACTGTCCTAAATGCTTTACCTATAACAGACCCGATAAAAAATACTATAAAACTGTTGAGGAAACACGGACAATAATCCGCCATATTCAAGAGCAGCAGCCGAACGTCCAGCTGATCAACATGACCGGCGGGGAACCCTCCCTGCATCCGGGGCTTTTTGATCTGATCGCGGTGTGCCGGGAAGAGGGAATCGAGCGCATCACCGTGAACACCAACGGCTTACGCATAGCAACGGACAGGGCCTTTGCCCAGCAGCTCAAGGAGGCAGGGGTTCAGCCGGTGCTTTCCATGGATACCCTCTCGGCTGAGAACAGCATCGCCATTTACGGAAAAGATATTATTGCTCAAAAGAAAAAGGCCCTGGAGGTCCTTGAACAGCTTGAAATCCCCACCACCCTGCTACTGGTCTGTATCAAAGGGGTCAATGAGGAGGAGGTGGCCGAGATTACAGCTAAGTATATCAAAAAGGACTTTGTGAAAAGCATCACCATACAAAATATGACCTATACCGGTCTGAACGGCAGCCGCTTCCAGCCCAGAGAACATATCACCATCGACGAAGTCGAGGAACTGCTTGCACAGAAAGATGAATTTTCTCAGGATGATTTTTTCCCCCTGGGCTCGTATCATCCGCTCTGCTATTCTGTGGCCTATTACGTCTTTGTGCAGGACCGGCTTATACCACTGACCAAAATCCTCGGAAAAGATTTTCTGACAACCGGTTCCGTTGGATCGTATCTTTTAGAGCCGGACGCAAACTTTTCAAGGGATTTCCTTGCAGGACTGAACAGGCTTTGGGCTGAAGGCGAGGATGAAGAGGTGATCATGACGCTGAAAAAAACAGTGCGGGAATTATACCCGGCCGACGGAACAGCAACACCTCAACAGCGCAGAGAAACAATAGAAAAAATGACCAGAATGATCTCTATCCATCCGCATATGGATGAAGATAATTTTGATATCGACCGGGTCTCGCGCTGCGGCGACCTTGTCCCGGATGAGTCAGGTAAAATGATCCCTGCCTGTTCCTATAATCTTTTCTACCGGCAGCAGGATGAAAGATTCTGGAAGGAATCTGGAGAGGAGTAA
- a CDS encoding nitroreductase family protein, with protein sequence MSRYSILKEIAETRRSTRSYSDRPVADDDIEKILAIAKTSPFASGRKRWDILVVQDKETIRKIAEATRSWITAHAEQFREDFREGFLQYTKNFTFFEQAPVLFIPIFRVSKSVSFMMEDPDNTIAEWERDAYTKSISAVATLILLAAESLDIQTCYMTGPLIAEQDIIPLLKIQPGRSIGAVIPAGYER encoded by the coding sequence ATGAGCAGATACAGCATATTAAAAGAAATCGCAGAAACAAGAAGAAGCACCAGAAGCTATTCCGACAGGCCGGTTGCTGATGACGATATAGAAAAAATCCTTGCTATTGCAAAGACCTCTCCCTTTGCCTCAGGGAGGAAACGCTGGGATATTCTGGTGGTTCAGGATAAGGAGACCATCCGAAAGATTGCCGAGGCAACCCGGAGCTGGATCACAGCCCATGCGGAACAGTTCAGGGAGGATTTCCGGGAAGGATTCCTACAGTATACAAAAAACTTCACCTTCTTTGAACAGGCACCGGTACTCTTTATTCCGATTTTCCGCGTATCCAAGTCTGTCTCGTTCATGATGGAGGATCCGGATAATACAATTGCTGAATGGGAACGCGACGCCTACACAAAATCCATCTCCGCTGTTGCCACCCTTATATTGCTTGCCGCTGAAAGTCTCGATATACAAACATGCTACATGACCGGCCCGCTGATAGCTGAACAAGACATTATCCCCCTGTTAAAGATACAACCGGGCAGGTCCATCGGGGCTGTTATTCCTGCCGGGTATGAGAGGTAA